The stretch of DNA AAAGGAACCCGCATCCCGAAACAGAATTAACCTATACGGATCCCTATACGTTGCTGGTTGCGGTCGTGCTATCGGCGCAATCCACAGATAAGGGGGTAAACAAAGCCACGGAATCCCTGTTCCAAGTGGCGAACACTCCGGAAAAAATGGTTGATTTGGGGATTGAGGGTCTAAAAAAATACATCAAAACAATCGGCCTTTATAACAACAAAGCAAAGAATATTATTGGGCTGTCCAGACTGCTTATCGAAAGACATAATGGACAGGTCCCATCCGATCGCATCAGCCTAGAGGCGCTTCCCGGTGTTGGGCGCAAATCAGCGAACGTTGTTTTAAGCGTCGCATTTCATCAGGATACATTTCCGGTGGACACACATATGTTTCGTGTATGCAACCGAACAGGCCTAGCCCCCGGAAAAACCCCAAAGGATGTCGAACGAACACTAGAGGCGATTGTCCCCCCGCCCTTTCGGCATCATGCCCACCACTGGATTGTTCTGCATGGGCGGTATATCTGTACAGCCATAAAACCAAAATGTATGATTTGCCCTATCAGCGATTTATGCGACTATTACCAAACCAGGGCACAATGCGCAATTTTGTAACAATCCATCCAAAAGAAAAAATGACGGGGGAATTTTTTGTCCCCGGTGATAAATCAATCAGCCATAGGGTTTTGATTTTGGCGGCATTAACAAAAGTTCCACTAGAAATCAAAAACCTCAATTCTGGC from Alphaproteobacteria bacterium encodes:
- the nth gene encoding endonuclease III; translated protein: MTHFYPHTYEFFERLQKRNPHPETELTYTDPYTLLVAVVLSAQSTDKGVNKATESLFQVANTPEKMVDLGIEGLKKYIKTIGLYNNKAKNIIGLSRLLIERHNGQVPSDRISLEALPGVGRKSANVVLSVAFHQDTFPVDTHMFRVCNRTGLAPGKTPKDVERTLEAIVPPPFRHHAHHWIVLHGRYICTAIKPKCMICPISDLCDYYQTRAQCAIL